Part of the Puniceicoccaceae bacterium genome is shown below.
GTCCGTGCGGTTCATGTTGTGCTTGGCCTTGGCTCCTGCGACAAATACATCCCGCTGCGCGGCCATGACTTCCGGCTTTTTCTTGCCCATTGCGCGGCGCAAAATATCCGCTTCTCCCAGTGTATAGCCCGCAATGATCTGGGCCGCCTGCATGACCTGCTCCTGATAGACCAGCACCCCGTAGGTTTCAATGACAAGATCCTTCAGCAAAGGGTGGGGGATCTTGATGGTTGACGGATCCTTTTTTCCCTCAATGAACTGCGGAATAAACTGCATCGGCCCCGGGCGATACAGAGCGATCAATGCGATGATTTCCTCAAAACTGCTCAGCGCAATCTGGCGACAGAGGGACTGCATGCCACCGGACTCAAGCTGAAAGACGCCGACGGTCATGCCACTGTTCAGCAGGTCAAATGTTTTTGTGTCATTGAGGGGGATCTTTTCGATATCAAAATCGGGCAGATTCCGGGATTTTTTGACGTTCTCCTGTGAGTCAAAAATCACGGTCAGGGTCTTCAGTCCCAGAAAGTCCATTTTCAGCAATCCCAAATCCTCGACGGGACCCTTGGGATATTGCGTGGTGAGGTCGCCTTCCTGGAGCGTGACTGGAACGAGATTGGTCAGGGGTTGGTCCCCGATGATGATTCCGCAGGCGTGCTTTCCCGTGTTGCGGACCATGCCTTCGATCACCTTACCATGCTCGATGATACGACCGTAGGTAGGATTCGATTTTGCGGCATTGCGAAGATCCTCGCTCTTCATCACCGCATCCTCGAGGGAGATGTTGAGGTCATCCGGTACCATCTTGGCCAGGCGATCCGCATCCTGATAGGGGACACTGTTCACTCTTGCGAGATCCCGCACAATCATCTTTGCGCCAAAGGTTCCAAAAGTGATGATGTTGGCAACCTGGTCAGCACCGTATTTCTCCCTTACGTAATTGACCACATCATCTCGTCGGCGCATGCAGAAATCGATGTCGAAATCCGGGGGTGAAACGCGTTCAAGATTGAGCATGCGCTCGAACAGAAGCCCAAAGCGCAGGGGTTCGATATCGGTGATCTTGAGCACATAGGCGACCATGCAACCCGCGCCTGAACCACGTCCGGGGCCGACGGGGATGCCCTGTTTTCGGGCCCAGTCGATGAAGTCCCAGACGATGAGAAAATAGTCCACAAACCCCGTCCCGGAAATGATGGAAAGCTCGTACTCCAGTTTTTCGCAGATCTGTTGGGCGCGATCCTCGGGTTCGCCTTCTCTGGGGCGGTATTGTTCGGGATGGTCGTAGTCGATCCCGTATCGCTCAAGCACGCCTTTTTTACAGAGGTCAAACAGGATCACTCCATTCCTGGTGAGGGATTTGCGCTCCTCATCACTGAGCTTGAAGTCCTGCTCCTTGCCGCTTTGTTTGAGCAGCTTGTTGCGCTCGAGTTCGTAGCGGTCGAGGATGCGGTCGAAATTCTCAGGATCAGCCTGATACTTCAAGGTAATTTCAGGAACAAAGACCGGGTAGTGGTTTTCTCCAAAATCTATCTGAAGGTCCACTTGCTCGGCCAGGCGCAGGGTGTTCTCGATGGCTTCGGGAACTTCTGAAAAGATTGCCAGCATCTCCTCCCGTGATTTGAGATAGAACTCATTGCACGGGTATTTCATGCGATTCGTATCGCTGATGAGCTTTCCGGTCTGGATGCACAAGAGCGCATCATGCGGTTCGACATCATCCTTAAGCACGTAGTGGGTGTCGTTGGCAGCGACAATCGGAAGGTCAAACTCCCGGGCAAGTTTGATCAGATTCGGGATGATGCGGCGCTGGAAGGGTAGACCATGATCCTGAAGCTCGATGTAGTAGTGCTCCTTGCCAAAGATATCAACGAACGTTGCGGTCGCCTTGCGGGCGTTTTCATAGTCGTTGTACAACAGGTATTGGGAGGCGACGCCGTTGATGCAGCCACTGAGTCCAATCAGTCCTTTAGAGTAGGATGCCAGGGCCTCCACATCCACCCTAGGTTTGTAATAAACCCCTTCGGTATGTGCCTTCGAAATGAGACGTGAGAGGTTCTGGTACCCCTCAAAATCCTTCGCAAGAATGGTTTTGTGATGAATCTGATGTTTCGGGAAATCGGACGGCTGCAACTGATGGTCTTCCGGCAGGTCACCAATATCGTCCGTTCGTTTGCGATCCCGCCGCGGCTTTTCGGACATTTTGTGGTCATAGACCAGATAAATTTCGCAGCCGATGATGGGTTTGATGCCTTTTTTTCTGGCAGCAGAGTAAAAATCGATCGCACCAAAGAGGTTGCCGTGATCCGTCATGGCGACGGCTGGCATGTTCAATTCCTCACAACGGCGCATCAGTCGGTCAATACGGCAACAACCGTCGAGCAAACTGTGGTCGGTATGAAGGTGTAGATGGACAAACGAGTCCGCAGAAGCAGCCATGTGTGGAGCAAAGCAAGCGCCTGTGGCTCATTCAATCTTTTAGTTTACGGGGAACGCGCAATGCGCTTCAGGACTCAGAATCAGGCAACAATACCCTTATCAAAGGTTGCCGTCCGATGGCATAGCTGGTGCTTCGCACTGCAATGTTTATGCAGGATCGAGTAATGGAAATCCAAGGTCCTTCGCCTCTTTAAGGTCCTGCTCGGCCTGTGGCAGATCGCCGAGTTCAAGCCGAATCCGATGACGTTCGTAGTGACAGGCTGCAAATCCCAATACGGGAGAGTATCCAGTATCGCGAAGTACGGCCGTCGTATGCGGGAAGAAACCCTGATGCAATTGTTCAGGGATATCAGGCCAATACTCTTGAAAAACAATGATGGCAACCGTCAGATCCCGCTCTGCGGCGAGCAGCTGTTGACGTTGATGCGAGATTTTTGCACGGATTTGGTAGAGCTGTGCCAGTAGAAGATCCCGGGGCAGTGCATTCCCGTTCATCAGCCATGTGCGACGTGTCATCTGTTCTGCTTCGAGGATGGATCGCCCAAGTTCATCCCGCGCATAGTGAATATTTCCCTTGGCGAGCTGATTCAGTGCCTGCAGCAGATGGCCCTCGGGGAATTCCCGCTCCATCGACAATGCCTTCTCGAGTGCAGTCTCCAACGCGATGCGCCCAGGGTCCGTGATAGCGGCACGAGCGGCATCCTGATGGAGAAAAAGTCGTCGCAGGTAGTGCTGTGACCAGACCTCATCCGTCCAGTTTTCCAGCAAGCGTCGATTGCCGGCAATGGAGTCGGAGCGCGCCCAAAGCACGCTGGCGTAACATGCCAATACAAAAAAAACCAGGCGGTAGACACTCCATGCACGCTCCTTGCGGACATTTCCGGGACGTTTGAGTGCCTGCCGAAACGCAAGAAGCATTACTGTCACAAAGACCAGTGCGTCTGTGACTACCCACGACAACCACCCTGCTCGATGAGTGCTTTCCAGCATGGAGCCGATGCCAAGCGAAGGCATCCATTTTGGAATTTCCCGAACGTCGTTCTCGATCCACGAAAAGAACAGAAAGCCCGCATTGGCATTGGGCAGTGCCCATCCCATAGACAGGTAGTGCAGGGCTATAAAAAGCATGGCAATGCCCAGGCCGACTCCCACTCTCAGCGTGCGTGTGCGCGGGCATTGTTCTCCAAGTCGCAGCACCTTCCCGGACGCGGTTCCAATCACCAGACCCAACAGTATCCCCTGCAATACCGGATGAAACCCTACCAGAAGCAGGCGCAGATATCCCGAAACGCATGCCAGCAGGGCAACGATCACAGTGATCTTGAAGGTTGGCAGAATCCTGGCCACATCTGACGACAGGGTTTCCATTGTGATCAGTCCGGATTTCCCATCCGCGCCTTTGAGAATCATATCCAGCATAGTAGTGTATATTGGATTCAGTTCATTCTGGTTTCAATCGAAACTGTTCCCGGTAGGTTTCCTGTGCCACAGGGTCGAAAACCAAGCCCTTGCTTGATCGATCTGCAATCCCGTAGTAATTTCTGAATGCACTATGGTTTTTAACCCAGATTTTGTATCAAGTTCCCTTCATTCGGGTCAATTGCTGGTCGCAACACCCGACCTGAAAGATTCGAATTTTGAGAAGTCGGTCATCCTGCTTTCTGCCCATGCGAAAGACGCGGGTGCGCTGGGCGTTGTCATCAACAAACCTCTGCAGCATACCCTGGGCGAGTTTGTGGAAGAATTTCGCCATGGTCCGCTGGCCGATGTTGCCATCTACCTTGGGGGTCCCGTGCAGCAAAACCAGTTGATTCTGGCAGGTTGGCAATGGTCTGATTGTTACCAGGATTTCCGGCTGTATTTTGGGATGTCTCAGGATAAAGCCGTACAACTCATGCAGGAGGGAGGACCGAATGTGGAGATTCGCGGATATCTCGGCTATGCGGGTTGGTCCGAAGGACAGCTCGAAGAGGAGATTCGGCATCATGCGTGGTTTCAGGCTCCCGTTGATCCGGTGTGCATGCTTGAAAGTTCGTCCCCTGCAGAAATGTGGCAGACCATGGTGGGCAGGTTTCATCAGGGTCTGGACGGACTGTTGAAGATTCCGGACGACCCGAGTCTCAACT
Proteins encoded:
- the dnaE gene encoding DNA polymerase III subunit alpha, whose protein sequence is MAASADSFVHLHLHTDHSLLDGCCRIDRLMRRCEELNMPAVAMTDHGNLFGAIDFYSAARKKGIKPIIGCEIYLVYDHKMSEKPRRDRKRTDDIGDLPEDHQLQPSDFPKHQIHHKTILAKDFEGYQNLSRLISKAHTEGVYYKPRVDVEALASYSKGLIGLSGCINGVASQYLLYNDYENARKATATFVDIFGKEHYYIELQDHGLPFQRRIIPNLIKLAREFDLPIVAANDTHYVLKDDVEPHDALLCIQTGKLISDTNRMKYPCNEFYLKSREEMLAIFSEVPEAIENTLRLAEQVDLQIDFGENHYPVFVPEITLKYQADPENFDRILDRYELERNKLLKQSGKEQDFKLSDEERKSLTRNGVILFDLCKKGVLERYGIDYDHPEQYRPREGEPEDRAQQICEKLEYELSIISGTGFVDYFLIVWDFIDWARKQGIPVGPGRGSGAGCMVAYVLKITDIEPLRFGLLFERMLNLERVSPPDFDIDFCMRRRDDVVNYVREKYGADQVANIITFGTFGAKMIVRDLARVNSVPYQDADRLAKMVPDDLNISLEDAVMKSEDLRNAAKSNPTYGRIIEHGKVIEGMVRNTGKHACGIIIGDQPLTNLVPVTLQEGDLTTQYPKGPVEDLGLLKMDFLGLKTLTVIFDSQENVKKSRNLPDFDIEKIPLNDTKTFDLLNSGMTVGVFQLESGGMQSLCRQIALSSFEEIIALIALYRPGPMQFIPQFIEGKKDPSTIKIPHPLLKDLVIETYGVLVYQEQVMQAAQIIAGYTLGEADILRRAMGKKKPEVMAAQRDVFVAGAKAKHNMNRTDALEIFAILEKFAAYGFNKSHSAAYAMLSYRTAYLKANYPVEFMAGLMSSDLGNSDKVAHFVSECAAMGIPVLGPDVNESLENFTPVYSEKHPDGSIRFGMAAIKGVGDSAAASIIEERERNGPFQNFRDFAARIDSKAVNKRVIECLIKTGGFDQLGEKRSFLLEHVEGIMSEVASLQRDRQSGQGSLFDLMGSDPDDSDDWNERDLSGRSSDDFPELDDETRLSYEKELIGFYLTGHPLDQYGRLYEYLQTLDASQLKTIPDRQQFRIMGVVSNVAVKVSKRDNRKWALFSLSTPQQSFADLCIYADAYEKYAHLLSNNTIVTVHGQVLNKNDEIRLNALELIGISETLENTIETTFVIFNNGETIDASLKWLRRLLNDSFGEAKLDLGLRLADGSVLRAEVAPSLRFRPTTRLLREINRHPLVIEVRYAVKEMPVLDTSRRFF
- a CDS encoding YqgE/AlgH family protein; translated protein: MVFNPDFVSSSLHSGQLLVATPDLKDSNFEKSVILLSAHAKDAGALGVVINKPLQHTLGEFVEEFRHGPLADVAIYLGGPVQQNQLILAGWQWSDCYQDFRLYFGMSQDKAVQLMQEGGPNVEIRGYLGYAGWSEGQLEEEIRHHAWFQAPVDPVCMLESSSPAEMWQTMVGRFHQGLDGLLKIPDDPSLN